A single genomic interval of bacterium harbors:
- the rpsR gene encoding 30S ribosomal protein S18, which produces MKKPLKKPRRPAAFSQEAPKRRSCRFCADKVKKLDYKDISALRRFISERGKILPRRITRICDKHQRLVTRAIKQARNIALLPFTVE; this is translated from the coding sequence ATGAAAAAACCCTTAAAAAAACCAAGAAGACCAGCGGCTTTCTCGCAGGAAGCTCCGAAACGACGCTCTTGTCGTTTTTGTGCCGATAAGGTTAAGAAATTAGATTATAAAGATATTTCTGCTTTAAGGAGGTTTATTTCGGAGCGCGGGAAGATACTCCCCCGCCGGATTACAAGGATCTGCGATAAACATCAACGCCTTGTAACCAGAGCCATCAAACAAGCCAGAAATATTGCCCTTCTTC
- the rpsF gene encoding 30S ribosomal protein S6 has protein sequence MNTYETMFILKSPIEDEDKEKVLTGIRNIIFSAQGEVKTLDSWGSKKLAYPVKRETKGEYYLLNFLAPPKTIKGMSQYLKLNDYVLKYMTTKKEVAKSGSPGEKKTQEVEEELKEASK, from the coding sequence AATGTTTATTCTCAAATCGCCGATAGAAGATGAGGATAAAGAGAAGGTTCTAACCGGAATAAGAAATATAATTTTCTCAGCCCAAGGAGAGGTAAAAACGCTAGATTCCTGGGGATCGAAAAAGTTGGCTTATCCGGTTAAACGCGAGACAAAAGGGGAGTATTATCTGCTTAATTTTCTGGCCCCACCAAAAACGATTAAGGGCATGAGTCAATATCTAAAACTTAATGACTATGTTCTTAAATATATGACCACTAAAAAAGAGGTGGCCAAGTCGGGATCACCTGGAGAGAAAAAAACTCAGGAAGTGGAAGAAGAACTGAAGGAGGCGTCAAAGTAA
- a CDS encoding single-stranded DNA-binding protein: MASFNKVILMGNLTHDPEIRYTPSGLGVATFRIAMNRYYTTQAGEKKEEATFIRITVWGRQGENCHQYLSKGRGVLVEGRLSQRMWETPEGEKRSTIEVVAQNVQFLPRTGSGAGGGEAPFAYNFTSPEESYQEPKDINEESFLFPSNEVSEKNPF; this comes from the coding sequence ATGGCTAGTTTTAACAAAGTAATCTTGATGGGGAATTTGACTCATGATCCTGAAATACGCTATACCCCAAGCGGATTGGGCGTAGCAACTTTCAGGATAGCTATGAATAGGTATTATACCACACAAGCTGGTGAAAAAAAGGAAGAAGCTACTTTTATCAGGATAACGGTTTGGGGAAGACAGGGAGAAAACTGTCATCAGTATCTATCCAAAGGAAGAGGTGTGTTGGTAGAAGGAAGACTTAGCCAAAGGATGTGGGAAACCCCGGAGGGAGAAAAGCGGAGCACCATAGAAGTAGTCGCTCAAAATGTTCAATTTCTACCGAGAACCGGTTCCGGCGCCGGCGGGGGGGAAGCCCCTTTTGCTTACAATTTTACTTCTCCGGAAGAGTCATACCAGGAGCCAAAGGATATCAATGAGGAGTCTTTTCTCTTTCCTTCAAACGAGGTGAGCGAAAAGAACCCCTTCTAA